The genomic segment TTGCCGAAGTGGTCCAGGGCCTCCTCGCCGTGGCCGAGGAAGAGGGCCGTGTCGCCCAGGGCGAACTCGCGGTCGAAGGTCGAGACGCCTGAGAGCGCCTGGGCCATGAGCCTGTCCGCCTCCTCGCCCCTGCCCTGGCGGCGCAGGACGAGCGCGAGATACAGCGTGGCCGTGGGGTCGGAGGGGTTCAGCCGGGCGGCGGATTCGAGGAAGCGCTTCGCGTCGTCCATGCGCCCCGCGCGGAACAGGGTCTTGCCCGCGCGCGTCTGCCAGCCCGCCGCCACGGCGGGCGAAAGCCCCGGCAGCCAGGCGGGCGGCATGAGGCAGGAATAGAGATCCGTGAGCTGCTGCCCGAGCACCGCGTCCGCGATCTTCTCATAGAGCCCCGTGGCCTCGGCGGGCTCGATGGTCGTCTGCGTCACCTCGCCCTGCGGCCCGAAGACCGGGCAGGGAAGCGCGCGCAGGCCCCCGGCCGGGGCGGCCGAGAGCGCGTCGAGCCGGGGCCCGAGCCCCTCGGTGTCGCCGTTGCGGATGCGGCTGAGGATCAGGGCGATCTCGCCGTAGGGGGCATGGGCCGCGAGGTCGGAGAGGGGCAGGATCTTCACGGAGAGGTCGTAGCGCTCCATGCGCAGGGCGGACCAGGCCAGCCCGAAGGGCGTCATGTCCGGAATCCAGCGGCGCATGAAGGCCAGGGCCGCGTCCGCGCGGTCCTGCTCGAAGAGCAGCATGACCACCTTCTGGGAGAAGTCCCTGGTGTCCATGATCTCGGGCAGCCCGCCCGCCATGGCCGCCTGCCACTCTCTTGCGGCCGCGTCCCACTGCCGGGCGTTCCAGTAGTCCCAGCCCAGGTCGCGCTGCACCATGGGGTTCTTGGCGCTGTCGCCGAGCTTGTCGATGATGGCCGCCTTGGCGCCGGGCGCAAGGTCCGTGGCCTTGGCGATGAGCTCCAGGGCGAAGTCCAGGAAGGTGGACCTGAAGGGCAGCGGGTCGCGCACCTTCTCGAGCCATGAGGCGGCCTCCCGGTAGTGCCCGGCGCGGGACTCGACCAGGGACCTGCCGTAGTCGACGCCGTCCATGGTCTCGGCGTCCTGCATCTTCTCCTCGAAATTCTCCGCCGCGTCCGTGTCGCCGATCTGGACCATGGCCGCGAGGTAGCGGCCCTGGACGAGCGGGTCGTCCGGCCCGAACTCGAGGCTGCGCCGCGCGAACTCCTTGGCCGTATCGTTCTTCCCGGCCTTGAGCGCCGCCTCGGCGATGAGCTGCACGCGCGCTCCGATCTGCGGGTCGTCGCGCCACTGCGTGAGCAGGACCTCGAGCGCGGCCGCCGGGTCGCCGCGGGTGAGAAGCAGGCGGCCCTCGGCCACGCGAAGGGCCGAGGCGTCGTAGCCGAGCTCCCCGGCCTTGTGCAGCAGGGCCAGGGCCTCGTCGAAGCTCCCGGCCTCGCCCAGGCGGCGGGCCAGCAGGACCGCCGTGTCCCCGGCCAGCTCGCTCTCGCCGCCCTTGGGGAAGTCGACCGCGAGCAGGGCCTTGCCCGCCCCGGCCGTATCGCCCAGGGCGAAGGTGCGCAGGCTGCCCTCGAGCACGGCCATGGGGCCGACGGCGGGGGGGCAGGCGTCCAGGGCGAGCTTCAGGTGGCGCAGGTTGACCGGCTCGGCCACCAGGGCGCGCAGCATGCGCGCCCTGTCGCCGGGCGCGAGCGGGGCCAGGAAGCCCTTGAGGCTCTGGCCGTAGCGGGCCGGAATCTCCGGCGGCGCGGCCACCAGGATGCGGAAGAGGACGAGCCGCGACTCGGTGTCGGCAGGGTCGATGGACAGGCCGGTGAGGATGGCGCGCAGGGCCGGGTCGTACTGCTGCAGCCGCAGGAGCAGCCGCCCCTTGACCAGCCACAGGGGGGCGTAGGCCGGGTCCATGCGCAGGGCCTCGTTTGCGATGGACAGGGCCTGCTCGGGCCGGTCCTCGGCCTCGGAGCGCAGGGCCGAGCGCAGGAGCGGCATGACCGAGCCCTTGCCCGCGGCCTTGCCCGCGGTCCCTTCGTCGGCGAAGACCCGCACGGCGCGGGGAGCGAGGGCCAGGACCAGGCCGAGGAGGAGCAGGCAGGGCAGGAGACGGCGCATCATCTTCTCGCGGATACGTAGACGCTGCAGGCGGCGTCGGGGTTGTCGGGGGCCAGGAAGAGCATGCGGGTCTTGTCGTAGCGGTTCTCGATGCCCGCGAGCTCTGCGCCGCCCTTGTCCTCGGGGCGGCCGATCATGATCCAGTCGGGGGAGAGGACGGCCTTCTCGGCCGCGAAGTGCGGCAGGGACTCGGACGGAACCTCGAGCACCGCGGTGTATCCCCTGGAGCGCACGGCCTTGATGAGCGCCTCTACGGCCGCGGGGTCAGCGTCCTTGGCGTAGGGCAGGACGAAGCCGCGCAGGAGGTGGGCCACGGCCGGGGCGAAGGGCGTGTCGAAGCCGCCCAGGAAGGCGGCCAGCCGCTCGGGCGTGGCGTCCCGGGCGAGGCGCGCGTAGGTGGCCATGCCCCTGGCCGCGGCCGCGAGCATGGCGTCGTACTCCGGCCCCTTGCCGGGCAGGAGGTGGTCCGCGGGCAGGATGACGGCGGAAAGGGACTCGGGCGCGTCCAGGTCCAGGCGCCCCACGTCGTGCACGTCCTTCCACAGCGGCGGCTCGGGCCGCACGACGAGCTTCGTGAAGCTCCCCTTGGCGCCCGCCTCGCGGGCCAGGAGGCCGAGGGCGAAGACGCCCCGGTCCGTGGAGGCGGAGAGCGGGATGGGATAGGCGGACACGGGCTTGCCCCCGACCGCGAGCACCAGGCGGTTGCCCGTGACCCGTCCGGCGAGGCCGACGGACTGCCCGGGATCGAGCAGCAGGGGGATCTGCAGGAGGTAGTTCAGCTTGCCGCCGCTCTTCTCCTGGATCTGCACCTGGTTGGGGCTCACCAGCAGCCTGAGGTAGGAATCCACGTTCTTGTAGCGCAGGTAGACGAGCTCGGCGCACTCGGCAGAGGGCGTGACCGTGGCCGCGAAGGCCGCGTTCTCCATGGTCTCGGTGCCGCGCAGGCGCACGAAGGCCTGGCCGGTGGAGGCGCTCGTGAGCTCCACCGCGCCGTCCCCGGCCTGCATGCCGCCGATGACCGTGTTCCAGAGCCTGGGCTCGTCCAGGCGCGGGAAGCTGTCCGGAGAGGTCTTGGGCAGGCGGCTGTCGATCTCCTCCAGCAGGCGCCCGGCCGACCAGGAGGGATCCACCTGCAGCCGTGTCAGGTCGTGCGCGTCGGCGTCGCGGGAGTTGAAGCACTCTCCCTCCCGCGTGAAGGCCGCGGCGAAGGAGCGGGCGATCTCCTGCTGCACGACGTCGCGCAGCTCGGGCGCCATGGACTGGTCCAGGGTGTTGGCCGGGGTGAAGATGTAGACCTCCGGGGCCTTGCCCGTGGCGTCGCTGACGGCCTTGATCGCGGCCTCGTCGTCGGCCCGCATGCGGGCCCGGAATTCGTCCAGGCTCTCCGCCGTGCCGTCGGGATTCGTCTTCAGGGCCGCCAGGTAGTAGGCCTGGGTGCCGTCCGGCCGGGGGAGCAGGGTCAGGGCGTCCTGGCCCATGGTGCCCACGTCCCAGTAGGGGCTCTTGCTCACGTCCTTCAGCTCGCCCGGGTGCAGGAAGAAACGGTTCCATCCGGAGAGGCGGTCCGTGGGCACGAAGACCGTGGCCACGGCGCCGAGCCCGGCCAGGATGGGCTGGGCGAAGAGCACGCTGTCCTTCCGGCCGCCCTCGAACATCAGGTAGAGCGCCTTCTCCGGCAGCGGCCTGCCGTGGTCGAGAAAGGCCACCACGTCCGCCGTGGTCACGGTCACGTAGCCTGCCGCGGACAGGGCCTCGAGCTGCGCCTTGAGCCGCTCCTTGGTGACGATGTCGCGCCTGTCCAGGCTGTGGCCGATGCCGCCGTAGGAGATGGCCACGAAGCCGTCGCGGCCGTTCCACAGATCGCGCTGCCGCTCGGGCCGCACTCCCTTGGAGAAGACCACCGTGCCCACGAACACGGCCAGGGCGAGGAGCGCCGCGATCTGCAGCGCGATGCGCAGGGGCTTGTTCCCGAACATGAAGGCCTAGCCCTTCTCCTGCCCGCAGGCCTTCCCGGCGCAGGGCTCCTGCCCGGCCGTCGGCCCCGTTCTCCCGTCCCCGTCCACACGGTCGAACTTGGAGGGCCGCGTGCCCCAGTCGGACTTCCAGAAGGTCACCGTGGCCGGGATCATCTGCCACAGGAGCACCACGAGGTAGAAGAGGCAGAAGGGAACGCCGTAGATCCAGAGGCTCGAGCGCTTGATGAGCAGGTAGGAGCAGCACATGAGCATGCCCATGAGCAGGATGCCCAGGCAGTACATGTACGGGAAGACGTGGTAGACCAGGGGCACGAAGACGAAGGCCCGGACCACGACCACGGGCGCGATGACCGGCAGCACGAGCCCGGCGTAGAAGGACAGGGCCATGAACGGCTCCTTGCGCCACATGAAGCCCGCGGCCCGCAGCCCCTCGCGCAGCCAGGAGCGCTTCCAGCGCATCTGCTGCTTGTAGAACTTGGCGTAGGACGAGGGCACGATGGTGCTGCACACGGCCGTGTGCTGGTACACGGCGTGGCTCTTCTTGAGCAGGAAGTTGGTCAGGCTGCGGTCGTCGCCGAAGGTCGCCGGGCGGCCGAAGAAGGTCTGGCCGATCCAGGCGTCCAGATGCTCCATGACCACGGTCTTGCGGTAGCAGGAGAGCGGCCCGGAGAGGCAGGTGACCACGTCGAAGATGCTCTCCGCGGCCTTGAACACGCGAAAGCCGATGAAGTAGCGGACCGCCTGCATCTTGGTTAGGAAGTTGGTCCACTTGTTCTCCACCTCGCAGCGCCCCGTGGCCGCGGCGATGCGCGGGTTCTTCAGGGGCTGCACCACGTTCAGCACCGCGTCGGGCCGCAGGAAGCTGTCGCTGTCCACGAAGACGAGCAGCTCGCCCTTGGCGATGCGCGCGCCCGCGGCCAGGGCGTGGCGCTTGCCCTGGTTCTCGCCCAGGGCCAGCACCTGGAAGCGGTCCCCGACCTCCGGGGCGATGCGCTCCTTGAGCCTCTGCAGCACGCCGAGCGAGTCGTCGCTGCTGCCGTCGTCCACGGCCACCACCTCGAGCTTGTCCTCGGGATAGCGCTGGTCCAGGCAGCTGCGGATGGTCTTGTCGATCCACTCCTCCTCGTTGAAGCAGGGGATGATGACGCTGACCGTGGGCGTGTAGTCCGGGTCCACGGGGAAGCTCCGGTAGAGCGCCGCGAAGAGGAAGCGGGAGAGCAGGAAGACCACGCTGCACAGGCCGTAGAGGAAGACCGGCACGTCGAACCAGAAGTAGAAGACGCTCTCCTGCTTGATGAAGGCGATGGCCAGGAGCACGACGAAGATGAGCAGCAGGGAGAGGGATTCCATGTAGCGCCAGCGACGCTTGCGCATGTAGGAGGCGATGTCGCCCTCGAACTGGAACGCCACGAGCCCGGCGGCCTGGTCCAGGCGCACCACGCGGGCCGGGATGGTCACGCGGGACTCGTAGCCCTCGGGCATGGTCCCGGCGTTGAGGAAGAACTTGAGCACCACGGCGTCGCCCGGCGCCAGGTCGTGCCGCACGTCCACGAGCATGCCCGTGTTCGAGAGGTCCACCACCCGGCCCTCGGCGAGCTCGCGTCCGCCCCGGCCGGGCTCGCGGACGGAGACGTCGAAGTCGGCGAAATACCGCTGGTTGTCCCCCCTCCGGCTGGCGCCCTTGCTCGGCACGTTGGGCAGGAAGCGGCGGTCGGGCCTGGGATTCGGAAAGATTTCAGCGGACCGGTCTTTGGACATACACCTCAAAGGCTCCCTTGCGGCCGAACCGCCCGTGGGAAGGCCTCGGCGGATCCCCCGCGGGCTGGTCGGCGCCGCGGAGCCCCTCGCATTCTGTCATCAAAAGCATAATCGCAGCAGCACACCGGCCCGGGGGCCGAAATCTTCCATATGCGCCTCGCTCGCGTGCATCGTGGCGGGAAAGAATCGCTCCCTTGCCGGACAACGATCGCGAGAATCACGCGCTGCAAGACCGGGGACATCCCGTCCGGTCTGATGAAAGGCCGCACACGAGGCGGCGCGAACTGCTTGGGCCTGCTGGATTTGAAGGGAGATCAGGAACGAGAAGACAAATCGCAGGGGCCCCCCCCGAAAAGACACTCTCGGCTCATACAAGACCTCGGAGGGCTCGTAAAGCGGGAATTGCAAGGATACGGACAAACCCTACCTTTCCGAGGGACATTTCGTCTCCCGTCCGCTTGCGCGAACCGCCCGTGCCATTTAAGAGGGGGCATGGCCCTGCGCATGGATCTCTCCCGGGAGAACCTCCTCGACGTCCTCGAACAGCCGGAATTCGAGGCGCTGCGGGCCATTTTCGTCTCCCGCAGGTATGGTCGCCGCCGCATCATCTTCCGTCCGGGCGAGGCCGAGAACATGGTCTTCATCGTGGCCTCGGGCAAGGTGCGCATCTTCTTCGCCCACGAGGACAAGGAGCTCACCCTCTCCATCCTGAAGCCCGGCGACATCTACACCACCCACACCCGCGCCTTCGTCCAGGCCTTCAAGGACTCCACCATCCTCACGGCCGACGCCGAGGCCTTCCGCCGCGCCCTGCCCGACCACCCCGCCCTGGCCTACTCCATGATCCGCGTGCTCGGCGACCTCTTGCGCAAGGCCTACTCCATGATCATCCGCCTGGCCTTCCTCTCCGCCCGCCGCCGCCTCGAGGAATACCTGGCCCACGAGGCCGAGCAGCGCGGCATGAAGTCGCCCGACGGCGTGCGCGTGCACCTCGACCTGACCGTGGAGCAGCTCGCCTCCATCCTCGGCTCCACCCGCCAGACCATCTCCTCCCTGCTCGGCGAAATGGCCTCCGAAGGCCTGCTGCACAAAGAGGAACGCGGCGTCTACAACATCCCGGACCCCGCCCTGCTCGGCCACCGCTGAGCCTTTTTCCGAAAAAACCTCCCCAAATCCTCCGTTTTGTCGTCCGGCCGACAGACGCGCTTCCCTTCCCGCGATACCCCGACAAGCATGGAATGGAATATGGCCGCGCCGCGTGGCGGGAAGCGGCGAGGTCCCTGTGGCCCCGCGTGATGGAGGTGTGTCGTGACCGAGATCGAAATGAACATCGAAAGCCTGACTATCTGCGACGACGCGCGGCAGATGCTGCGCAAGGCCAAGGCCGAGGGCATCGAGACGGTCTGGGACCGTCTGGCCGGGCAGAAGCACTGCACCTTCTGCGAGCAGGGGCTCTCCTGCCAGAAGTGCGTCATGGGCCCCTGCCGGATCGTCGCCAAGGGCGGCAAGGTCAAGCTCGGCGTCTGCGGAGCCGACGCCGACCTGACCGTGGCCCGCAACTTCGGCCGCTTCATCGCCGCCGGATCGGCCTCGCACTCCGACCACGGCCGCGACGTGATCGAGACCCTCGCCGCCGTGGCCGAGGGCACCACGCGCGACTTCGAGGTGCGCGACGAGCAGAAGCTCGCCCGCCTCGCCGGCGAGCTCGGCATCGCCACCGAGGGCAAGGAGCCCAAGGCCCTGGCCGGAGAGCTCTGCGCGCTTCTCTACCAGGACTTCTGCTCGCGCTCCAAGGAGCTCTCCTTCGTCAGGCGCCTGCCCGAAAAACGCCGCGCCCTGTGGAACAAGCTCGGCATCACCCCGCGCGGCATCGACCGCGAAGTGGTGGAGATGATGCACCGCACCCACATGGGCGTGGACAGCGATCCCGTGAGCATCTGCCTGCACGCCGCGCGCACCGCGCTCTCCGACGGCTGGGGCGGCTCCATGATCGCCACCGAGCTCTCGGACATCCTCTTCGGCACCCCCACGCCGCGCGCCTCCCAGGTCAACCTCGGCGTTCTGAAAAAGGACCAGATCAACATCCTGCTGCACGGCCACAGCCCCATCGTCTCCGAGACCATCCTGGCGGCCGCGCGCTCGCCCGAGATGATCGCCAAGGCCAAGGCCGCCGGGGCCGCGGGCATCAACGTGGCGGGGCTTTGCTGCACCGGCAACGAGGTGCTCATGCGCCAGGGCGTGCCCATGGCCGGAAACCACCTCATGACCGAGCTCGCCCTGGTCACCGGCGCCGTGGAACTCATGGTCGTGGACTACCAGTGCATCATGCCGAGCCTGCCGCACATCGCCTCGTGCTACCACACCCGCTTCGTCACCACCTCGGACAAGGCCCACTTCCCCGGCGCCACCCACGTGGACTTCCACTTCGACAACGCCGGCGCCAAGGCCCGCGAGGTCGTGGAGCTGGCCATCGAGGCCTTCGCGGGCCGCGACCCGGGACGCGTGGACATCCCCGGCACGCCCGTGGAGATCATGACCGGCTTCTCCAACGAGGCCGTGCTCGCCGCCCTGGGTGGCACCCTGGACCCGCTCATCGACGCGCTCAAGTCCGGCGCCGTCCGCGGCGTGGCCGCCATCGTCGGCTGCAACAACCCCAAGCAGCAGCACGACTACAGCCACGTGACCCTGGCCAGGGAACTCATCAAGAAGAACATCCTCGTCGTGGCCACCGGCTGCGCCACCGTGGCCCTGGGCAAGGCCGGGCTCCTCGTGCCCGCCGGCGCGGACCAGGCGGGCGAAGGCCTGCGCGGCGTGTGCAACGCCCTCGGCATCCCGCCCGTCCTGCACGTCGGCAGCTGCGTGGACAACTCGCGCATCATCCACCTCTGCGCCCTGCTCGCCAACGCCCTCGGACTGGACATCTCCGACCTGCCCGTGGCCGCCAGCGCGCCCGAGTGGTACTCGGAAAAAGCCGCCGCCATCGGCCTCTACGCCGTGGCCTCCGGCGTCTACACCCACCTCGGACTGCCCCCGAACATCCTGGGCAGCGAGATGGTCACCAAGCTGGCCCTGGAAGGCCTCGAGGACGTCGTGGGTGCCAGCTTCGCCGTGGAGATCGACCCCGTGGCCGCGGCCGGGCTCATGGACGCGCGCATCTCGGCCAAGCGCACCGCCCTCGGCCTGTCCGCCTGACGCACCAGCCCCGGCCCGGGACGCGCCCGCGTCCCGGGCCGATTCCGATACAGGAGGACGCCATGAAACTCGCATTCGCCGGAAAAGGCGGCGTGGGCAAGACCACCCTCGCGGCCTGGATGGGCGACTACCTCGCCCGGCAGGGCCGCGACGTCTGGCTGGTGGACGCGGACACCGCGCTCTCCCTCGGCCGTGCCTGCGGCCTGGAACGCGCCGACCTCCCCACCCCGCTCATCGAACGCGAAGACCTCGTGCGGGAACGCATCGGCGAAGGCATGATGCACCTGAACCCCGACGTCTCCGACCTGCCCGAGAACCTCGCCGTGGACCTGCCGCCCGTCACCCCCGCACCCGGTGACGCCGCCAGGCCCGGACGCCGCCGCCTGCTGCTCATGGGCTCCGTGGCCGGGGCCGGAGGCGGCTGCGCCTGCTCCGCCAACGCCCTGCTCAAGGCGCTCCTCGCCCACCTCGTGCTCGACCGCGACACCTGGCTGCTCGTGGACCTCGAGGCGGGCGTCGAACACCTCGGACGCGGCACCGTCAGCGGCGTGGACGGACTCGTCGTGGTCAGCGACCCGAGCCGCCGCGGACTCGAAACCGGCGCCGAGGTCGGCCG from the Desulfovibrio sp. X2 genome contains:
- a CDS encoding glycosyltransferase, with translation MSKDRSAEIFPNPRPDRRFLPNVPSKGASRRGDNQRYFADFDVSVREPGRGGRELAEGRVVDLSNTGMLVDVRHDLAPGDAVVLKFFLNAGTMPEGYESRVTIPARVVRLDQAAGLVAFQFEGDIASYMRKRRWRYMESLSLLLIFVVLLAIAFIKQESVFYFWFDVPVFLYGLCSVVFLLSRFLFAALYRSFPVDPDYTPTVSVIIPCFNEEEWIDKTIRSCLDQRYPEDKLEVVAVDDGSSDDSLGVLQRLKERIAPEVGDRFQVLALGENQGKRHALAAGARIAKGELLVFVDSDSFLRPDAVLNVVQPLKNPRIAAATGRCEVENKWTNFLTKMQAVRYFIGFRVFKAAESIFDVVTCLSGPLSCYRKTVVMEHLDAWIGQTFFGRPATFGDDRSLTNFLLKKSHAVYQHTAVCSTIVPSSYAKFYKQQMRWKRSWLREGLRAAGFMWRKEPFMALSFYAGLVLPVIAPVVVVRAFVFVPLVYHVFPYMYCLGILLMGMLMCCSYLLIKRSSLWIYGVPFCLFYLVVLLWQMIPATVTFWKSDWGTRPSKFDRVDGDGRTGPTAGQEPCAGKACGQEKG
- a CDS encoding AAA family ATPase is translated as MKLAFAGKGGVGKTTLAAWMGDYLARQGRDVWLVDADTALSLGRACGLERADLPTPLIEREDLVRERIGEGMMHLNPDVSDLPENLAVDLPPVTPAPGDAARPGRRRLLLMGSVAGAGGGCACSANALLKALLAHLVLDRDTWLLVDLEAGVEHLGRGTVSGVDGLVVVSDPSRRGLETGAEVGRMAADLGLARQVLVVNRLRGGARRVPNLPGLPTNVLASPPLEGLEDRQLDSPSVLGLPEQAAVDTLCAGILEAVGKA
- a CDS encoding Crp/Fnr family transcriptional regulator, giving the protein MALRMDLSRENLLDVLEQPEFEALRAIFVSRRYGRRRIIFRPGEAENMVFIVASGKVRIFFAHEDKELTLSILKPGDIYTTHTRAFVQAFKDSTILTADAEAFRRALPDHPALAYSMIRVLGDLLRKAYSMIIRLAFLSARRRLEEYLAHEAEQRGMKSPDGVRVHLDLTVEQLASILGSTRQTISSLLGEMASEGLLHKEERGVYNIPDPALLGHR
- the cooS gene encoding anaerobic carbon-monoxide dehydrogenase catalytic subunit yields the protein MTEIEMNIESLTICDDARQMLRKAKAEGIETVWDRLAGQKHCTFCEQGLSCQKCVMGPCRIVAKGGKVKLGVCGADADLTVARNFGRFIAAGSASHSDHGRDVIETLAAVAEGTTRDFEVRDEQKLARLAGELGIATEGKEPKALAGELCALLYQDFCSRSKELSFVRRLPEKRRALWNKLGITPRGIDREVVEMMHRTHMGVDSDPVSICLHAARTALSDGWGGSMIATELSDILFGTPTPRASQVNLGVLKKDQINILLHGHSPIVSETILAAARSPEMIAKAKAAGAAGINVAGLCCTGNEVLMRQGVPMAGNHLMTELALVTGAVELMVVDYQCIMPSLPHIASCYHTRFVTTSDKAHFPGATHVDFHFDNAGAKAREVVELAIEAFAGRDPGRVDIPGTPVEIMTGFSNEAVLAALGGTLDPLIDALKSGAVRGVAAIVGCNNPKQQHDYSHVTLARELIKKNILVVATGCATVALGKAGLLVPAGADQAGEGLRGVCNALGIPPVLHVGSCVDNSRIIHLCALLANALGLDISDLPVAASAPEWYSEKAAAIGLYAVASGVYTHLGLPPNILGSEMVTKLALEGLEDVVGASFAVEIDPVAAAGLMDARISAKRTALGLSA